The window TCAAACGGCGTTGTGTTCAAGTGACGTGTTGGAGCCTGCTGCTACATTTGAGAGCACGTCTTCTTTTGCTTCAATTCCTTTGCAACCACTCCCTCGTGGTGGTTCCGGACCGTTGAACGGGTTCATGTCAGGGCCTTTAGAGAGAGGTTTTGCGTCTGGTCCTTTGGATAGAAACAATGGTTTCATGTCAGGGCCTATAGAGAAAGGAGTCATGTCTGGTCCTCTTGATGTATCTGATAAATCTAATTTCTCGGCTCCGCTTTCTTTTAGACGTAGAAAGCCTCGGTTTCAGCGGTTTATGAGGAGTGTAAGCGGACCAATGAGAAGTACATTAGCAAGAACATTCTCCAGAAGGTCTGGAGGTGGTTTAAGCTGGATGCAACGCTTCTTCTTGCATCCAGAGAGTAGAGTGTCTTGGCCTGGGGGGAAAGAAGGTAAATTACATGGTGAAGACCACCCGGAGAGTTGTCTAGAGAGCAACCGTCACTTGCAGTGGGCTCATGGGAGAGCTGGAGAAGACAGGGTTCATGTTGTGCTTTCGGAGGAGCAAGGATGGCTCTTCATAGGGATATATGATGGGTTTAGTGGACCGGATGCTCCGGACTTCGTGATGAGTCATCTGTACAAAGCTATAGACAAGGAACTGGAAGGTCTCCTCTGGGTTTATGACGAGCCATCTGAAGATAATCCATTGCAGCCAGACCAGGAATCTCATTCTACTACACAGGGTAACTTGTTAGTTCCTGAAACTATCAGTGAGCAGCATTCAAAGTCAGCACAAGAAGGAAGTGAAGAGGTTATGACTGATAATAACAGTAGCCTTGAAAATGCCGATGGTCCACCTGGAAATTTAGCAGGTCCTGGCAAGAAAAGCACGAGGCTTTACGAGCTGCTTCAGTTGGAACGGTGGGATGGAGAAGAAGTGGGACTTAAACATTCTGTAAGTGATATGACCAATCAGGTTGAAGATGCATCAACTTCAGGTGGAAATGATCCGTGTACCACAGAGAACACCGTTCTTGATGAGATTCCAAACTCAGGGCAAATCCATGGGACTAAAAAATCACAGATAAGCTCAAAGATAAGAAGAATGTATCAAAAACAAAAGTCTTTACGGAAAAAGCTGTTCCCATGGAGTTATGATTGGCACAGGGAAGAAGAAGGGACGACTTGCGTTGAAGAGAAGATCGTAGAGTCATCAGGACCGATTAGGAGACGCTGGTCAGGAACCGTAGACCATGATGATGTGCTAAGAGCAATGGCAAGAGCACTAGAAAGCACTGAGGAGGCTTACATGGAAATGGTGGAGAAGTCCCTTGACATAAACCCGGAGCTTGCGTTAATGGGTTCATGTGTTCTCGTAATGCTAATGAAGGATCAAGATGTTTACGTGATGAATGTTGGTGATAGTCGAGCTATCTTGGCTCAGGAAAGGCTCCATGATCGTCATTCTAATCCAGGGTTTGGAGTTGAGGAAGGTATGGGGCATAAGAGTAGGTCGAGAGAGTCGCTAGTGCGTATGGAACTAGATAGAATATCAGAAGAATCTCCAATACACAATCTAACCACTCAGATTAGTGTCTCAAACAAAAACAGAGATGTAACTTCTTACCGGTTAAAGATGAGAGCTGTTCAACTCTCAAGTGACCATAGCACAAGTGTAGAAGAGGTAAATGAATATGTCTTATCTGAGCTTTTGTAAAACTCCATTTTAGCTCTGGTTTGTCAAAAGCAAGTTTGTTTATATGTTTCAGGAAGTTTCAAGAATTAGATCAGAACATCCAGAAGATGAGCAGTCCATACTCAAAGACAGAGTCAAAGGCCAGCTCAAAGTCACTCGAGCTTTTGGTGCTGGTTTTCTCAAAAAGGTATAGACTAATCTTCAAACTTTCATAACCAAAGTACAATGTTAAGGACTTGTCCGTTTCATGTTGTTGCAGCCGAGTTTCAATGAAGCTTTGCTTGAGATGTTCAGAGTAGACTACATTGGAACAGATCCGTATATCAGCTGCGAACCGTGTACTGTCCATCACAGGCTCACTTCAAGCGATCGGTTCTTGGTTTTATGCTCTGATGGATTGTATGAATACTTCAGCAACGAAGAGATTGTTGCTCACGTGACTTGGTTCATTGAAAACGTTCCTGATGGTGATCCTGCTCAATACCTCATTGCAGAGCTTCTCTCTCGTGCAGCCACCAAGAACGGTAATAGTTTTGAACATCAAATGATCATCAGTTTGGTTGACCTTGTGAAAATGAAACCAGCATTTCCATATGATGTGTGTATTTGCAGGGATGGAGTTTCATGATCTGTTGGATATACCTCAAGGAGATAGAAGGAAGTACCATGATGATGTATCTGTGATGGTTGTGTCTCTTGAAGGAAGGATTTGGCGATCGTCTGGACAATATTATCCTGAGAGAAAACCAAAATTCAATAGATGAATTTAACAACcagttgaacaaaaaaaaaaaaattaaggtgTAATTGGGTTATTGTTTTCAAACAATCTTTCAATTTCGAAAAAGTAAAAGAAGGAAAGGTCTAAGTCTATTTATATTTGCTTCCATAACCTCATCTTTGTTTTCAATAGAAGGTCAGATAAAATTGGTTAAATGTAGATGATAATTTGAGAAATTGATAGGCGGTAACTAATTGTTTTCTAAAAAACTATCGATTAAGCGGATTATTTGGGGTTTAGGTGTTAACggatattgatatatatttacatatatgttaaatattttattttttttgctcagttataaatttgttttgatGAACTATAAAAACTggtatagaaaaaatatttacacaAATTTATGGATTTGTActaatattattagttaattaattaagTAAATTTAGATCAGTTTTTAACTCTTTATACTAACGGATTAAACTGATTTGAATTGTATAAGTaggatatttaaaaaattttacaaATCTCTTTCTATTGCTTCTGCATCCATGATCTTGTTCTCAACACAACAACTAACATCATAAAGGTTTGAGGTTtcttatttattatcattggaGTCTCTGAGACAAAAAGAGGGTTTCTATCCATATCACTTTTGGAGTCTCTGAGCGAGAAAGAGGTTTGGTCACTCAACTTCGTCTCTTGGTCGGTTATAGAGTCAGCCGCGTATGAGTCGTTGTGAGCCGTTAATTCACGATATTTCGTCTTTATTCGTATTGACTGTTTTGGGCGGAGGAAATCAAAAACTGCCTTCTTCCTTTCATTCAATGGTTGCTCACCAATCTGAATCTCACCATACGATTCACGATGTTGTCTCTTCGAAGCCTCACTAGCTTCGTCGCTCTCCCATCGCGATTCAATCCCTCTCCGTCTTCGCGTCGTCCCTCAGTTCGTTGCCGTCTCACCGAGGCTGCAGCTTTTGAAGTAGTCTCCGGAGAGTCAGACCGTGCGATTGCTAGTAGCTTGACTGAGCTCCAAAACGGCGGTGGCTGGAAGGTGGAACCGGAGCAGCTTCCTCCTCCCCCGGCGGAAGATGGCGGCGAAGGAGAAGCTGAAGAGAGGATTTCGAGTGTCCACGTTCCCCGTGAGAAGTACATCAACGTCTCCAAGTCTGATCTCGTTAACGCCGTTGTGACGACGTTACTCGATTCACAAGACGGAGACGCTGATATCTTTCTCCTCCTTGCCACGTAAGCTGGCTTTTATAATAAATCCTTAAAGCTAACACGAATTGGCATCTTAGGCTCCGAATGTTAATATCCGTCCCGCACTGCAGTTAAattacatatatcatatatctatatattttataactgttagaacTGCACCCCAGCTCAATCTGTTGTTACTTGTTACCATTCGGAAAGCCTTAGTTAGTTACTGTTTGTATCTCTCTCTTAGATGCTTGGACTCTATCCTTCACGCTGAGCACAAGAAGGTCTTAGAGCAAATGAGAAACGATTTCGTCGCCACTCAGTCTCTCGAGAAGGTAAACATTGAAGAAGAAAGCTCTACTTCAGGTAGAGAGATTGACTCAGATGAGGAAGTTAACTCGAAAGCTGAACCGGAGAGCGTCGTTAACGGATACGAGGGTTTATCGTTCCCTCTGGCTGATGGTTTTGATATTTGGAACTTTTTGATTTCCACTGGCAAACAAGCAAAGAGACGTTCAGCTGAAAGGTATTATTACAAACTATCCCAAGGAAGGATCGCTATGCAAATGATAGTCTGAGTATAGATTGGTGATATTTTTTTGAATGCAGTGTTAGTGCTGCGACTCGGTTCCAGCGTTCCTTTATTCAGCTTCTCGACAGTGCTGGTTTTGAAGAGCTTTCTGCTAGGGATTTGGCTTTGACGTCGGCTCTCAACACGGATTACCTTCTTACTTTGCCTGTTTACGTTGATTGGAACAAGGCATCAGAGTCCAATGCTATTGTTTTCAGGTTaatttaatatcttttgatGCGTTTGTACATTTTGCTATCTAGCTTTGAATACTGCAAACCACTTCTATTACCCTCTTGGGTCAGTGTAAGAACATTTAGTAACTTCCTAGTGTCTGCGGTAGGTTTTGTGGTCTTGTCGGAGAATCTGATTAtgaatttatctttttataggCGTGGATATGCAACTGAGAAGCAGAAGGGTTTGCTGCTTGTGGAGAAGCTAGACTATATCCAGTCTGTAGTTCTACGAGGAATCTTCTCTACTATTTCAAAACCCCTCAGAAAAGTTGGAAAGTTGATAAACAAGGTCTGACCCCTCTTAAGTGAGACAAATAACTATGTTATTTAGTTGATAAACttcaataacatttttttttcctcaaaaATTTCATGAACAGGCATTAAGTGAGGCTGTCCAGACTCAAGAAATTCAAGATCTGTCAGAGAGAGTGAAAGTTTGGCTCAAGGAGTTGTCTCTTTTTAAGGAATCATATCTAGACCTAGCCCAAACCTCTGATAAGTTCTTGGAAGGTGAGTCCCTCTCAGATTCAGTCCTCCCAATGCGGTTAGCAGCAAAAAGAGCAGTCAGTCGGTATGAAGGGCTTCTCACACCTGTTGGTCCTCGTGAAAGGCTCTTCAGAAAGTTGCTCACATGGATTGGTTTCATTTCTCCTGGTTATGAAACACCATTCCAGCTACCTAATGATAGTAATGCATCTGAACCTTATCTGAGGTGTGTGTCTTCTATTCCCAGTCATCTCACTAAATCATGTTTTGGTCTCTGGTTGCTGAGTGGGAAGAATCTCTACGTGAATATAGATAAATTTTCCAAGACTTAGTTTGGGATTTGATTGCATATGTTCCTTCCATGTGTTTTAAACCTTCTATCTGATTAGAAGTAATGTCTTGACTCAGGCCCATATCCTTGTCAAGGATGACACTAGGTGATATATGGAAACCTGCTTCAAAGAAAGCCTGCGGAAATGATATGTGGAAAAGGATAAAAACTTCCATTTCCATTCTTTTATCACCGTCAACGCTGCAGGTATTCTTTTCCTATGCAAATAATGTAATTTGCTCGGGTCTCTAGTGCACTGTTCTATGCACATGATCACAGTTTTTAGATGACTCTTGTTTGTTTTTGACTCTTTGGTGGGTGAATAGGAGCCTGCATTTGAAGAACTAATTTTGCTTTACACGACGGATGCGGGTGAAAAAGGGGATAAGAATGAAGATGAAACCCGATCATCATTACAACTGGAGATATTTGAAAGAATTCCAATTCCAGATTTGTCTGTAAGAATATTACATCTACATCATGTGTGTCTTCTCATGAGCTTTTTACTGTAGTTTTCACCAACAATTTTCCTGTTTTATCCAGGTAATTTTCCCTCACAGGAAGCTTTACTTTCGCATCATAGATACAGTAAGTGTGGTTGCATGATTGATGCACTCAGTTTTACTAATCTTATCTCTGTTGACTAATTACTTAAAATCTTTTGTTAGGTACGTCTGGATATCGCCAGTATTTTGGGACTTACGGCATACTTTGTGAACTACAAGTTTGAGAACATCTCATCATCCCCGTATGTCTTCTTATACACTCTTCTCTACGTCACTGTATAGTCTGTATTACAACTTACGGGAACAGAGAAAATTAAGACTTATTTGCAATATAGATCAGCATTTTTTCTTGATGTAATCGCCGTCACTGCTCTGGTTATCTACGCAACACGTGTGGTTTTGGGTTACAAGCAGACATGGGATAGATATCAAGTGAGTTGTTAGTAAACCCAAAGTTTATACTCCCTTTATTACAATTGGTTAAAAGTGTTCTGATTTTGAAAAATCTCCCTCCCTCAGTTGCTAGTAAACAAGACGCTTTATGAGAAAACCTTAGCCAGTGGATTTGGCTCTGTTCACTTCCTTTTGGATGCCTCGGAGCAGCAACAGGCAAGACCTCCTTAAGGGTTCTATATGAAAAAtcttttacttatgtttttttttttaactcgctTATTTGCAGTACAAGGAGTCAATATTGACATATGCAATTATCCTTCAAGCCGGAAAGAATCAGGTTCTACATAACGCCATGTCTTACCAAGGAGTTCAAGATAGATGCGAGAGATTCTTGTATGACAACTTCAAAATAAAGGTCTGTATAAAACTTGAGCTGTCATAGCAACATTAACTAGACCTTGTAGCTCACTAAACTACTTTACAGGTGGAGATGCGAGTAGAAAAAGCTATAAGCACGTTGGTGAGACTTGGTCTAGTGACAGAGACACTGATCGATGGCAAGACCAAGCTACAAGCTGTTCCTTGTCCTCAGGCTTATGTCTCTCTTAAAGAAATTTGGAACGGTCTTCTTGGTTGATCCAGTAAcatttttttgcttttgttgTAACAATATCTCTCTAGTAAAAATCCGAATAGGTTGTTTATACATAAACAGAATCTACTAACATAATAAAGTTCATCTTCTCTCTGTAGTAATATACAGTTTGAAATCAGAgttttacagatttttttctaaattctCAGAGCTCGAGGGGTTGAGATTTTGTAAAGACAAagactcctcctcctcccacaGATCGACCCAAGAGCATGTTGTTATCGAGATAAGAGAGGTAATACAATCCTCCCACAGATCTCCTGCAATAGAGGAGTATCTTTTTAGCATCCATAGCTCGTATGTTAAATCAGTAATGGTAATAAAGTTATCTTATCTACCTTCCTGGGCTGGTTGCTGTTACTGGAATCTGAGCATTGAAAGTACGTATAAACTgcaaaatctgaagaagaaaaaaacggTAAGAGTGTTATTAGCTTTGGTCTTTCTAGGCAGAGAGGTGTTTTGTCTTAACCTGAAGGTTTAAGAAGGAGCGTGGAAGAATTGCAGGTGCGAGAAGAGATTGAACTTGCTCATTGATGTTAATGTTTCTAACACTTATCTGCAAAAACAGTTTAATTCAGATTACTACTTCTGGTGATAGACTAATACTGAAAGCATTGAAAGCATTCAACCAACCTCTTCAAACTGAAGGTAGATGTTTCTACTAGAGACCTTATCGAACTTGGCAGTAACAACAAGTGTTGCACCTTCTTGCTCCTGCCATGGATTTTGATTCATTTATAGCAAAATGTGAAGAACTAAAAGGGGCAGAGAAGAAGCAGAAACCTCTAACAAGCTTGGAACACTCCACTGAACAACATTCCTGATAATCCCACCGTCTGATCGATCTCTGCACTCAAACTTCTGGAAGATCTGTCCAACCTGATCAAAAACCAAACAAGTGATCAAAACAGAAACTCAGAACAATGTCTTTGATCCTCAACACTACCTGAAAGAAAGGAAATCTTGAC is drawn from Brassica rapa cultivar Chiifu-401-42 chromosome A05, CAAS_Brap_v3.01, whole genome shotgun sequence and contains these coding sequences:
- the LOC103866418 gene encoding protein phosphatase 2C 32; the protein is MGNGTSRVVGCFVPSNDKNGVDSEFLEPLDEGLGHSFCYVRPSIFESPDITPSNSERFTIDSSTLDSETLSGSFRNEVVLDDPSFLNRHNSKGLGETTFKAISGASVSANVSTARTGNQTALCSSDVLEPAATFESTSSFASIPLQPLPRGGSGPLNGFMSGPLERGFASGPLDRNNGFMSGPIEKGVMSGPLDVSDKSNFSAPLSFRRRKPRFQRFMRSVSGPMRSTLARTFSRRSGGGLSWMQRFFLHPESRVSWPGGKEGKLHGEDHPESCLESNRHLQWAHGRAGEDRVHVVLSEEQGWLFIGIYDGFSGPDAPDFVMSHLYKAIDKELEGLLWVYDEPSEDNPLQPDQESHSTTQGNLLVPETISEQHSKSAQEGSEEVMTDNNSSLENADGPPGNLAGPGKKSTRLYELLQLERWDGEEVGLKHSVSDMTNQVEDASTSGGNDPCTTENTVLDEIPNSGQIHGTKKSQISSKIRRMYQKQKSLRKKLFPWSYDWHREEEGTTCVEEKIVESSGPIRRRWSGTVDHDDVLRAMARALESTEEAYMEMVEKSLDINPELALMGSCVLVMLMKDQDVYVMNVGDSRAILAQERLHDRHSNPGFGVEEGMGHKSRSRESLVRMELDRISEESPIHNLTTQISVSNKNRDVTSYRLKMRAVQLSSDHSTSVEEEVSRIRSEHPEDEQSILKDRVKGQLKVTRAFGAGFLKKPSFNEALLEMFRVDYIGTDPYISCEPCTVHHRLTSSDRFLVLCSDGLYEYFSNEEIVAHVTWFIENVPDGDPAQYLIAELLSRAATKNGMEFHDLLDIPQGDRRKYHDDVSVMVVSLEGRIWRSSGQYYPERKPKFNR
- the LOC103866421 gene encoding uncharacterized protein LOC103866421: MLSLRSLTSFVALPSRFNPSPSSRRPSVRCRLTEAAAFEVVSGESDRAIASSLTELQNGGGWKVEPEQLPPPPAEDGGEGEAEERISSVHVPREKYINVSKSDLVNAVVTTLLDSQDGDADIFLLLATCLDSILHAEHKKVLEQMRNDFVATQSLEKVNIEEESSTSGREIDSDEEVNSKAEPESVVNGYEGLSFPLADGFDIWNFLISTGKQAKRRSAESVSAATRFQRSFIQLLDSAGFEELSARDLALTSALNTDYLLTLPVYVDWNKASESNAIVFRRGYATEKQKGLLLVEKLDYIQSVVLRGIFSTISKPLRKVGKLINKALSEAVQTQEIQDLSERVKVWLKELSLFKESYLDLAQTSDKFLEGESLSDSVLPMRLAAKRAVSRYEGLLTPVGPRERLFRKLLTWIGFISPGYETPFQLPNDSNASEPYLRPISLSRMTLGDIWKPASKKACGNDMWKRIKTSISILLSPSTLQEPAFEELILLYTTDAGEKGDKNEDETRSSLQLEIFERIPIPDLSVIFPHRKLYFRIIDTVRLDIASILGLTAYFVNYKFENISSSPSAFFLDVIAVTALVIYATRVVLGYKQTWDRYQLLVNKTLYEKTLASGFGSVHFLLDASEQQQYKESILTYAIILQAGKNQVLHNAMSYQGVQDRCERFLYDNFKIKVEMRVEKAISTLVRLGLVTETLIDGKTKLQAVPCPQAYVSLKEIWNGLLG
- the LOC103866420 gene encoding probable plastid-lipid-associated protein 10, chloroplastic yields the protein MDRIASAAIFCPAFSTPRVCKIKPFGLNFNTDHRKRFSCRVAVASGNTTAKVVDSELDLEYKKHDLLRAVQETQRGLTATSDQRSIIEEALVTVEGFNGGEAIDLMKLDGTWRLQYTSAPDVVVLFEAASRFPFFQVGQIFQKFECRDRSDGGIIRNVVQWSVPSLLEEQEGATLVVTAKFDKVSSRNIYLQFEEISVRNININEQVQSLLAPAILPRSFLNLQILQFIRTFNAQIPVTATSPGRRSVGGLYYLSYLDNNMLLGRSVGGGGVFVFTKSQPLEL